From a single Oxyura jamaicensis isolate SHBP4307 breed ruddy duck unplaced genomic scaffold, BPBGC_Ojam_1.0 oxyUn_random_OJ63601, whole genome shotgun sequence genomic region:
- the LOC118158995 gene encoding protein phosphatase 1 regulatory subunit 16A-like: MAEHAELLAEMPAVSAMSAAERLKHAQKRRAQQLKAWAQLEKEARGRGGGGARRRRRRRKSGEGDGGDEKRVRFPANVRLLEAAARSDLEEGGRQERPPGVTVTPPPPHPPPPVSPQPLWCHHDPSVTTTPPVSPQTLWCHRDPSGVTTTPWCH, encoded by the coding sequence atggccGAGCACGCCGAGCTGCTGGCGGAGATGCCGGCGGTGAGCGCCATGAGCGCGGCCGAGCGCCTGAAGCACGCCCAGAAGCGCCGCGCGCAGCAGCTCAAGGCCTGGGCgcagctggagaaggaggcGCGGGgacgcggcggcggcggggcgaggaggaggaggaggaggaggaagagcggGGAAGGTGACGGCGGCGACGAGAAGCGGGTCCGGTTCCCCGCCAACGTCCGGCTGCTGGAGGCGGCCGCCAGGAGCGACCTGGAGGAAGGTGGGCGGCAGGAACGTCCCCCCGGGGTCACCgtgacccccccacccccccacccccctcccccggtGTCACCACAACCCCTCTGGTGTCACCATGACCCCAGTGTCACCACCACCCCCCCGGTGTCACCACAGACCCTCTGGTGTCACCGTGACCCCTCTGGTGTCACCACGACCCCCTGGTGTCATT